A portion of the Citrobacter rodentium NBRC 105723 = DSM 16636 genome contains these proteins:
- a CDS encoding phage portal protein, giving the protein MNKVQILGVDGRPLAPSRPSYTALTGGSRVPYDAADSFSDQLANWQPALWSPDNEINIYRDRIVSRVRDLARNDGWASGSITRVLDNAVGANYRPIMKPDYRMLALMTGNKAFDATWADEYGKVLEAHWRTWANDPGRYCDVERKQTVSQMLRLGFRHKLLDGDALAVLQYRLDRLGPGRGRYATTVQIVDPDRLSNPQQNFDMPHIRGGVELDDDGAPVAYHIRQAHIGDWWSGEKTLTWERIPRETYWGRPHVVHDYDHERGAQHRGNGILTPVVQRLKMLIKYDQSELEAAILNSIFGAYIESPYDPEMVQAAMGESYDDTSLGAYQDGRIGFHSDRRLTLQNGARMPILYPGEKIATVNAARPHSNFEVFEAAALRNIAAATGLSTQQVTQDWSDVNYSSARSAMLEAWKTLTRRRDDFAVGFAQPILSAFVEEVHDTEDLPLPAGAPDFIEARAAYTRARWMGPGRGWVDPVAEKKGAILGLDAGMSTLEMEVAENVGEDWEEIMDQRKREIDACRERGIPLPSWAQADTFASETITDPEEK; this is encoded by the coding sequence CTCATACACGGCGCTGACCGGTGGCAGCCGGGTGCCCTACGACGCTGCGGATTCGTTCAGCGACCAACTGGCGAACTGGCAGCCCGCGCTGTGGTCGCCGGATAACGAAATCAATATCTACCGGGATCGTATCGTTTCCCGGGTGCGGGATCTGGCGCGTAACGATGGTTGGGCCAGCGGCTCGATTACCCGGGTGCTGGATAATGCCGTTGGGGCGAACTACCGGCCCATCATGAAACCGGATTACCGGATGCTGGCGCTGATGACCGGCAACAAGGCGTTCGATGCCACCTGGGCCGATGAATACGGAAAAGTCCTCGAAGCGCACTGGCGCACCTGGGCGAATGACCCCGGGCGTTATTGCGATGTTGAGCGTAAGCAGACCGTTTCCCAGATGCTGCGTCTGGGGTTTCGTCATAAGTTGCTGGATGGTGATGCGCTGGCGGTCCTGCAGTATCGCCTGGACCGGCTTGGCCCCGGTCGCGGGCGGTATGCCACGACGGTTCAGATTGTGGATCCTGACCGCCTGAGCAACCCGCAGCAGAATTTCGATATGCCGCATATTCGCGGCGGCGTCGAACTGGATGATGACGGGGCGCCGGTGGCCTACCACATCAGGCAGGCCCATATCGGCGACTGGTGGAGTGGAGAGAAAACGCTGACATGGGAGCGCATCCCGCGGGAAACTTACTGGGGGCGTCCCCATGTGGTCCATGACTATGACCATGAGCGGGGCGCCCAGCACCGCGGCAACGGCATTCTGACCCCGGTGGTCCAGCGCCTGAAGATGCTGATTAAGTACGACCAGTCAGAACTGGAAGCCGCAATTCTTAACTCCATTTTCGGCGCCTATATCGAGTCTCCCTACGATCCGGAGATGGTCCAGGCGGCGATGGGTGAATCCTACGATGATACCAGTCTGGGCGCTTACCAGGACGGACGCATTGGCTTTCACAGCGATCGTCGTCTGACGCTGCAGAACGGCGCCCGGATGCCCATTCTGTATCCCGGGGAAAAAATCGCGACGGTTAACGCTGCACGCCCGCACAGTAATTTCGAGGTTTTCGAGGCCGCTGCGCTGCGCAATATCGCCGCAGCAACGGGGTTGTCCACCCAGCAGGTTACCCAGGACTGGTCAGACGTTAACTACAGTTCGGCCCGCTCCGCCATGCTGGAAGCCTGGAAAACCCTGACCCGGCGCCGCGACGATTTCGCTGTTGGATTTGCGCAACCTATTCTGAGCGCATTTGTTGAAGAGGTGCACGATACCGAAGATTTACCGCTGCCTGCTGGCGCGCCTGACTTTATTGAGGCCCGCGCCGCGTATACCCGCGCCCGCTGGATGGGGCCGGGCCGTGGCTGGGTGGATCCGGTTGCCGAGAAGAAAGGGGCCATTCTGGGGCTCGATGCCGGCATGTCCACCCTGGAAATGGAGGTTGCCGAAAACGTGGGCGAAGACTGGGAAGAGATCATGGACCAGCGCAAGCGGGAGATCGACGCCTGTCGGGAACGCGGCATTCCGCTGCCGAGCTGGGCGCAGGCAGATACGTTTGCCAGTGAGACGATTACCGATCCGGAGGAAAAATAG
- a CDS encoding S49 family peptidase, which yields MNLPHLAQRLFNTPLAIHPHKAEVIMAAVMDRFGISRVEASMAMSDESYGYDDNRRRSTQRDPGYDNVAGIAVIPIQGTLVQKLGCLRPYSGMTGYDGIRQTFLTAMADPEITGICLDIDSPGGEVAGCFDLVDEIYSARGDKPIHAILSESAYSAAYAIASAADRICVPRTGGVGSVGVVTMHLDWSQRIMDDGLKVTIITFGSRKAEGSPYKELSDEAFTAIQQDINAMGELFVNTVARNRGISAKVIKNTQAACFMAGDGVELGLADEVITPDAAFRKLLSLTGA from the coding sequence GTGAATTTACCCCATCTGGCACAGCGGCTTTTTAATACGCCGCTGGCGATTCACCCGCATAAAGCTGAGGTCATTATGGCGGCCGTCATGGATCGATTTGGCATCAGCAGGGTGGAGGCATCCATGGCGATGTCTGATGAGTCGTATGGCTATGACGATAACCGACGGCGCTCAACGCAGCGGGATCCGGGCTATGACAATGTGGCCGGGATTGCGGTTATTCCCATTCAGGGGACGCTGGTCCAGAAGCTGGGCTGCCTGCGTCCATACAGTGGAATGACCGGTTATGACGGAATACGGCAGACCTTTCTGACCGCGATGGCAGACCCTGAGATTACCGGGATTTGTCTTGACATCGACTCCCCGGGTGGGGAGGTAGCCGGTTGTTTTGACCTGGTGGATGAAATCTATAGCGCCCGCGGCGATAAGCCGATTCACGCCATTTTGTCAGAGAGCGCCTATTCAGCGGCCTATGCTATCGCCAGCGCCGCCGATCGCATCTGCGTACCGCGCACCGGTGGCGTCGGCTCTGTGGGCGTGGTGACCATGCATCTGGACTGGAGCCAGCGCATCATGGATGACGGCCTGAAGGTCACAATCATTACCTTTGGCAGCCGTAAGGCGGAGGGGTCGCCCTATAAAGAATTGTCCGATGAGGCGTTTACGGCCATTCAGCAGGACATTAACGCAATGGGGGAACTGTTTGTTAACACCGTTGCACGTAACCGTGGTATCAGCGCAAAAGTCATTAAAAACACCCAGGCGGCGTGTTTTATGGCCGGTGATGGCGTTGAACTGGGTCTGGCTGATGAGGTGATTACCCCGGATGCCGCTTTTAGAAAACTACTTTCACTGACAGGAGCCTGA
- a CDS encoding head decoration protein: protein MDQFGPNPFSPGMQSSLFVPDQLIAGTLQLVTDTVMIDAGNVLTRGTVLGMITDSGNYTACVKTAADGSQTPLAILVDDVDATDAEQQAGVYLMGEFNQNRVTIDKSWTMAEMKTALRPVAIFLRDSVQTPLSSS from the coding sequence ATGGATCAGTTTGGGCCAAACCCGTTTTCTCCGGGAATGCAGAGTTCTCTGTTTGTCCCCGATCAGCTGATTGCCGGTACTCTGCAGCTGGTCACCGATACGGTGATGATTGATGCCGGTAACGTGCTAACACGCGGTACCGTACTGGGTATGATCACCGACTCCGGTAACTATACCGCCTGCGTTAAAACGGCTGCTGACGGTAGCCAGACGCCGCTGGCCATTCTGGTGGATGATGTTGATGCCACCGACGCAGAGCAGCAGGCCGGTGTTTATCTGATGGGTGAATTTAACCAGAATCGTGTCACTATCGATAAAAGCTGGACCATGGCGGAGATGAAAACCGCGCTACGCCCGGTAGCCATCTTTCTGCGCGACAGTGTACAAACGCCGCTTTCCTCTTCCTGA